One part of the Deinococcus fonticola genome encodes these proteins:
- a CDS encoding fasciclin domain-containing protein produces the protein MKKQIGLTTLSLMLASTAFAGGAGAPAPTTAGKCLSISQLVATNPQLSTLNTALDAAGLTGTLNAAGSYTVFAPTNAAFAKVPSDQLATVLNDPDALRSVLLYHVVAEKATAAQIRGVKGGTTVQGADITVTTSGNSVKINNATVTRADILACNGIVHLIDTVLMPPMAAEPAAAAPAPAPAAAAPAAPAPAAAPAPAPAPVATAIVIPATPLSGGTVTPGSAVTQQTTTAPAPATTDTQTTTETTTDTSTESTDTAESTTETTEVSAAPVEITVETGSAANVYAVIEQDARFSTLRGLIADAGLQEDLAKAGAQYTIFAPTNDAFATLPEEVLTNLKGDKEALKKVLLYHVVNRQLAQGDLSSTGIMTMQGSELDLGAAAFTTVFNTSTGMVYPIDVVLLPTDFVVPDAPKN, from the coding sequence ATGAAGAAGCAAATCGGCCTGACCACCCTGAGCCTGATGCTGGCCTCCACAGCCTTCGCTGGTGGTGCAGGCGCTCCCGCCCCCACGACCGCTGGCAAGTGCCTGAGCATCTCGCAGCTCGTGGCGACCAACCCGCAGCTCAGCACCCTGAACACCGCGCTGGACGCCGCCGGTCTGACTGGTACGCTGAACGCCGCCGGCTCTTACACCGTCTTCGCCCCCACCAATGCGGCCTTCGCCAAGGTGCCCAGCGATCAACTGGCGACGGTTCTGAACGACCCGGATGCCCTGCGCAGCGTGCTGCTGTACCACGTGGTCGCCGAGAAAGCCACGGCGGCCCAGATTCGTGGCGTCAAGGGTGGCACCACCGTGCAGGGCGCGGACATCACCGTCACGACCAGCGGCAACAGCGTCAAGATTAACAACGCCACCGTGACCCGCGCCGACATTCTGGCGTGCAACGGGATTGTGCACCTGATCGACACGGTGCTGATGCCCCCCATGGCCGCCGAGCCTGCCGCGGCTGCGCCGGCCCCTGCGCCCGCTGCCGCGGCCCCGGCTGCCCCCGCTCCGGCTGCTGCACCCGCTCCAGCCCCTGCGCCCGTTGCCACGGCCATCGTGATTCCCGCCACGCCCCTCTCGGGCGGCACGGTCACCCCGGGCAGCGCCGTCACGCAGCAGACCACCACCGCCCCGGCGCCGGCCACCACCGACACCCAGACCACCACGGAAACGACGACGGACACCTCCACTGAAAGCACCGATACTGCGGAGTCCACCACCGAGACCACGGAAGTGAGCGCTGCGCCGGTGGAAATCACCGTTGAAACCGGCTCGGCGGCCAACGTGTACGCCGTGATCGAGCAGGACGCCCGCTTCAGCACGCTGCGCGGCCTGATCGCCGACGCGGGCCTGCAAGAAGACCTGGCCAAAGCCGGAGCCCAGTACACCATTTTCGCCCCGACCAACGACGCCTTCGCCACCCTGCCCGAAGAAGTTCTGACCAACCTCAAAGGCGACAAGGAAGCCCTCAAGAAGGTGCTGCTGTACCACGTGGTCAACCGTCAACTGGCGCAGGGCGACCTGTCCAGCACGGGCATCATGACCATGCAGGGCAGCGAACTCGACCTGGGCGCGGCGGCTTTCACCACCGTCTTCAACACCAGCACCGGCATGGTTTACCCCATCGACGTGGTGCTGTTGCCCACCGACTTCGTGGTGCCGGACGCTCCCAAGAACTGA